A portion of the Anabas testudineus chromosome 22, fAnaTes1.2, whole genome shotgun sequence genome contains these proteins:
- the cel.2 gene encoding carboxyl ester lipase, tandem duplicate 2: MMAKLGIFIALAVFLETVSGASLGVVTTEGGMVQGQNIRLGSGRYMDIFKGIPYAARPGRFEKPKSHPGWDGVLKATDYAKRCLQVNALMTETRGSEDCLYLNIWIPQGSSVSSGLPVMVWHFGGGFLVGGSMGANFLDNYLYDGQEIADRGNVIVVTLGYRVGTLGFLSTGQSDLPGNYGLWDQHTAIAWVHRNIRAFGGDPNNITIFGESAGGASVSFQTLTPHNKGLIKRAISQSGVAICPWGVNKNPRKFAEEVAIKVKCPTDSSMAACLKMTDAVTLTMAGTLSLSSSADHPLVENLLLSAVLDGDFLPDEPHNLFHNAADIDYIVGVNDMDGHIFTSLDVPSINSPLVHTPIEDVKRLLTSYTREKGKAGLDNAYSTYTSNWGSNPSQETIKKTIVEIGTDYLFLVPSQTALYLHASKARTGRTYSYVFSEPNRMAGIGKPYPSWVGADHADDLQYVFGKPFATPLGYWPWHRDVSRYMIAYWTNFARTGDPNVGENSVPVNWPEFTDGEKFLEINSNMNNNYVREKMRLRYVNFWASVFPSLPTVVSE, from the exons ATGATGGCAAAACTGGGGATTTTTATTGCTCTTGCCGTGTTTCTGGAGACGGTCTCTGGGGCCTCT CTCGGGGTAGTTACTACAGAGGGAGGGATGGTGCAGGGACAGAACATCCGTCTTGGGTCTGGCCGTTACATGGACATCTTCAAGGGGATTCCCTATGCTGCTCGCCCTGGAAGGTTTGAGAAACCAAAGTCTCACCCTGGCTGGGACG GTGTTCTGAAGGCCACTGATTATGCAAAGAGATGTCTTCAGGTGAATGCTCTCATGACAGAAACCAGAGGGAGTGAGGACTGTCTGTACCTTAACATCTGGATTCCTCAAGGCAGCTCAG TGTCCTCTGGTCTGCCTGTCATGGTCTGGCACTTTGGAGGAGGTTTCCTAGTTGGAGGCTCAATGGGTGCTAACTTCCTGGACAACTATCTGTATGATGGCCAGGAGATTGCAGACAGAGGAAACGTTATTGTGGTGACACTGGGATACCGTGTGGGAACTTTAGGCTTCCTGAGTACTGGACAATCTGATTTGCCAG GAAACTATGGTTTGTGGGACCAGCACACTGCTATTGCCTGGGTGCACAGGAACATCCGTGCATTTGGAGGAGACCCTAACAACATCACCATCTTTGGAGAGTCTGCAGGAGGAGCTAGTGTCAGCTTCCAG ACACTTACTCCTCACAACAAAGGACTGATCAAAAGAGCCATCTCTCAGAGCGGGGTCGCCATCTGCCCATGGGGAGTCAACAAAAACCCACGCAAGTTTGCTGAGGAG GTTGCCATAAAGGTCAAATGCCCCACTGATAGCAGTATGGCTGCCTGTTTGAAGATGACTGATGCTGTGACCCTAACAATGGCCGGCACTCTGAGTCTGTCCAGCTCAGCCGATC ACCCACTCGTGGaaaacctgctgctgtctgctgtgctgGACGGTGACTTCCTGCCAGATGAGCCTCATAACTTGTTCCACAATGCTGCTGACATCGACTACATTGTTGGAGTCAACGACATGGACGGACACATCTTCACTTCTTTGGATGTTCCTTCGATTAACTCTCCATTAGTGCACACCCCAAT TGAAGACGTGAAGAGGCTCCTGACTTCTTACACTAGGGAAAAGGGCAAAGCTGGACTTGACAATGCCTACTCTACATATACATCAAACTGGGGATCAAATCCCAGTCAGGAGACCATCAAGAAAACCATTGTGGAGATTGGAACAGACTACCTCTTCCTGGTTCCTTCACAGACTGCTCTCTACCTTCATGCTTCCAAGGCGAG AACTGGCCGTACCTACTCATACGTTTTCTCTGAGCCCAACCGTATGGCTGGGATTGGCAAACCTTATCCAAGCTGGGTCGGGGCTGACCACGCTGatgacctacagtatgtgtttggaAAACCTTTCGCCACACCACTGGGTTACTGGCCTTGGCATCGGGATGTCTCCCGATACATGATCGCCTACTGGACCAACTTTGCCAGAACTGG AGATCCCAACGTTGGAGAGAACAGCGTGCCTGTCAACTGGCCCGAATTTACCGATGGTGAAAAGTTCCTGGAGATTAATTCTAACATGAACAACAACTATGTGCGAGAGAAGATGAGGCTGCGTTATGTGAATTTCTGGGCCAGTGTTTTTCCCAGTCTTCCCACAGTCGTCTCAGAATAA